A region from the Algoriphagus machipongonensis genome encodes:
- a CDS encoding amidohydrolase family protein — protein sequence MKYLKTILAASILFSCQSKTEVDLIIDQVNIVDVKNGEVIPNQAVLIQADTIFQVLAQEKAENYQGIERVNGQGKFLLPGLWDSHVHFGGAEYVDENEQLLPLYLSFGVTTVRDAAGDISLEVLKWRDEINQGKRLGPKILTSGPKLEGINSIWPGDLEIGTEEELKLALDSLEKLKVDFIKITDNTLKPELFLEAVKRAHERGWSVSGHIPAALTIDQVSKAGQKTVEHLSYLMRMTTPFEEEISLGLGSGTMSGQDATKLQRETRDDSLALEKFRLLAAQGTGVVPTLLISSNIAYLEEDNFKEDTILNYLGPKLKESYQWRINRMANESPEDKQARKDNFERVANLIPLVKESGMKIYAGTDAGYLNTYDFPGLAIHFELQKLVKYGLTPREALEASIINGPEYFGMDEQYGSIEQGKKANLLLLNSNPLENIEATLTIQSLILNGKLLDREKIDSMLADIKAWVSEKEQQEK from the coding sequence ATGAAGTACTTAAAAACCATTTTAGCTGCTTCTATTCTATTTTCTTGTCAAAGTAAAACTGAAGTTGATCTTATTATTGATCAAGTCAACATTGTGGATGTAAAGAATGGTGAGGTTATCCCAAACCAAGCTGTATTGATACAAGCTGATACCATTTTTCAAGTCTTGGCGCAAGAGAAGGCAGAAAATTACCAAGGCATAGAAAGAGTCAATGGCCAAGGAAAATTCCTATTACCGGGACTCTGGGATAGTCATGTACACTTTGGTGGAGCAGAATATGTCGATGAAAATGAACAACTTCTTCCGCTTTATTTAAGCTTTGGAGTTACTACAGTCAGAGACGCTGCAGGTGATATTAGCCTGGAAGTCTTGAAGTGGAGAGACGAAATTAATCAAGGGAAAAGGCTTGGTCCTAAGATTTTAACTTCAGGCCCAAAACTGGAAGGTATCAATTCAATTTGGCCAGGAGATCTGGAAATCGGTACAGAGGAAGAGCTCAAATTAGCACTTGATTCATTAGAAAAGCTGAAAGTTGATTTTATTAAAATCACCGACAATACCTTAAAACCTGAGCTATTTCTGGAAGCAGTAAAAAGAGCCCACGAGAGAGGCTGGAGCGTTTCAGGACATATCCCAGCTGCATTGACGATAGATCAGGTTTCTAAAGCAGGACAAAAAACTGTGGAACACCTCTCCTATCTTATGCGGATGACAACTCCCTTTGAGGAAGAAATAAGTTTAGGGCTTGGAAGTGGAACAATGAGTGGACAAGATGCTACAAAATTACAAAGAGAGACTCGAGACGACTCACTTGCTTTGGAGAAGTTCAGGTTATTGGCAGCGCAGGGAACTGGAGTAGTTCCAACCCTTTTGATTAGCTCCAACATTGCATATCTGGAAGAAGATAATTTTAAAGAGGACACGATTCTAAATTACCTAGGCCCCAAGCTAAAGGAAAGCTATCAATGGAGAATAAATCGGATGGCAAATGAAAGTCCTGAAGACAAACAAGCTAGAAAAGACAATTTTGAAAGGGTGGCTAATTTAATTCCTTTGGTAAAAGAGTCGGGAATGAAAATCTATGCAGGAACGGATGCAGGATATCTAAACACTTATGATTTTCCAGGCTTAGCTATTCATTTTGAGCTTCAAAAACTAGTAAAATATGGCTTGACGCCAAGAGAGGCATTAGAGGCTTCCATCATCAATGGTCCTGAATATTTTGGAATGGATGAGCAGTATGGCTCAATTGAGCAAGGTAAAAAAGCCAATTTGTTACTTCTAAATTCCAACCCTTTGGAAAATATAGAAGCTACCCTTACAATTCAAAGCCTAATACTCAACGGAAAGCTCCTGGACCGTGAAAAGATAGACAGTATGTTGGCTGATATTAAAGCATGGGTTAGTGAAAAAGAACAACAGGAAAAATAA
- a CDS encoding TetR/AcrR family transcriptional regulator: MPSEKTNKEKLILDAAVSLFTSKGFVATRMEDVAKTAGISKGLTYFYYKNKEDLFMALTKKAFDQFKDEFRDVYRSKGKNGLEMISELVVRIPAFAKENQVYYDSILNFLDLMKKYNNPETREQIDPKTLASDHFQKLLEIHHEPAKLGVMMISQGIKDGSIRPELQPEITFYTIWSMIIGYEKMMGPIDYEGKEIKITPSNWQPGFLKLLQDMLKGTIQAVKPSTVQGSLF, translated from the coding sequence ATGCCCTCAGAAAAAACGAACAAAGAAAAACTCATTTTAGATGCTGCAGTTTCACTTTTTACGAGTAAAGGATTTGTAGCAACACGAATGGAAGATGTGGCTAAAACGGCTGGTATCAGTAAAGGCCTGACATATTTTTATTATAAGAATAAAGAAGACCTTTTCATGGCCTTGACTAAAAAAGCCTTTGACCAGTTTAAAGATGAGTTTAGAGATGTATACAGAAGTAAAGGGAAAAATGGTCTTGAAATGATCAGCGAACTGGTAGTTAGAATACCAGCTTTTGCAAAAGAAAACCAGGTCTATTATGACTCCATTTTGAACTTTTTGGATCTAATGAAAAAGTATAACAATCCGGAAACACGAGAACAAATAGACCCAAAAACTCTTGCTTCAGACCATTTTCAAAAACTTTTAGAGATACATCACGAACCTGCAAAACTGGGTGTTATGATGATCAGCCAAGGAATTAAAGACGGTAGCATTCGGCCTGAACTTCAGCCAGAGATCACTTTCTATACTATTTGGAGTATGATCATTGGTTATGAGAAAATGATGGGACCAATTGATTACGAAGGAAAAGAAATCAAAATAACACCATCTAATTGGCAACCAGGATTTCTTAAATTATTGCAAGACATGCTAAAAGGTACTATTCAGGCAGTGAAACCTAGTACCGTACAAGGCTCCCTCTTTTAA
- the tyrS gene encoding tyrosine--tRNA ligase → MNSFIEELRWRGMLQDMTPELEEHLSKGVASAYLGFDPTADSLHIGHLVGVMTLLHFQRAGHKPFALVGGATGMIGDPSFKSAERNLLNKETLDHNVSCIQNQLSKFLDFSGETNNKAELVNNYDWMSEFSFLEFIRDVGKHITVNYMMAKDSVKRRLEDGNGLSFTEFSYQLIQGYDFYHLWKNENCTIQLGGSDQWGNIVTGTELIRRMGGGSAFALTVPLITKADGSKFGKTEGGSVWLDPEKTSPYAFYQFWLNVSDEDASKYIRIFTTLDQQTIESLEAAHAEAPHQRALQKEIAKNVTVMVHGQEELDMAIKASEILFGKSSTEDLASLDERTFLQVFDGVPQVQLSKDEFAGFESTLDLFGEATQGVIFKSKGEARKMIQGGGVSINKEKLTDPNAALSCSLLQGKYLLIQRGKKNYYIVEIK, encoded by the coding sequence ATGAATTCATTTATTGAAGAATTGCGCTGGAGGGGGATGCTTCAGGATATGACTCCCGAATTAGAAGAACACTTGTCCAAAGGAGTGGCTTCTGCCTATTTGGGATTTGACCCAACAGCAGATTCATTACATATAGGTCACCTTGTTGGGGTGATGACATTATTGCATTTCCAAAGAGCAGGTCATAAACCATTCGCTTTAGTCGGTGGTGCTACGGGAATGATCGGTGACCCTTCTTTTAAATCTGCAGAGAGAAATCTTTTGAATAAAGAAACGCTTGATCATAATGTTTCATGTATTCAGAACCAGCTCTCTAAGTTTCTTGATTTTTCTGGAGAGACTAACAACAAAGCGGAATTGGTAAACAATTACGACTGGATGTCTGAGTTTAGCTTTTTGGAATTTATAAGAGATGTAGGAAAGCACATTACCGTCAATTATATGATGGCCAAAGATTCTGTGAAAAGAAGATTGGAAGACGGAAATGGCTTATCATTTACGGAATTCAGTTATCAGTTGATCCAAGGCTATGATTTCTATCATCTTTGGAAAAACGAAAACTGTACGATTCAACTGGGTGGTTCTGACCAATGGGGAAATATTGTCACAGGAACAGAATTGATTAGAAGAATGGGCGGAGGAAGTGCTTTTGCTTTGACCGTTCCTTTGATTACAAAAGCTGATGGTTCCAAATTTGGTAAAACTGAGGGTGGCTCTGTTTGGCTTGATCCAGAAAAAACTTCTCCTTATGCTTTCTACCAGTTTTGGTTAAACGTTTCGGATGAAGATGCCTCAAAATATATCCGAATCTTTACCACTCTAGACCAACAAACAATTGAAAGCTTGGAGGCAGCTCATGCAGAAGCACCCCATCAAAGAGCTTTGCAGAAAGAGATTGCAAAAAATGTTACCGTGATGGTTCATGGTCAAGAAGAGTTAGACATGGCTATCAAAGCTTCAGAAATACTTTTTGGCAAATCATCTACCGAAGATTTGGCTTCTTTGGATGAGAGAACATTCCTTCAGGTATTTGATGGGGTTCCTCAGGTACAACTCTCTAAGGATGAATTTGCTGGATTTGAATCCACTCTTGATTTATTTGGAGAGGCAACTCAAGGAGTGATCTTCAAATCAAAAGGTGAAGCAAGAAAAATGATCCAAGGGGGTGGAGTAAGTATCAATAAAGAAAAACTTACTGATCCAAATGCAGCTCTTTCCTGCTCTTTACTTCAAGGGAAATACCTTTTGATTCAAAGAGGAAAGAAAAATTATTATATAGTAGAGATAAAGTAA